The following are from one region of the Hemitrygon akajei unplaced genomic scaffold, sHemAka1.3 Scf000100, whole genome shotgun sequence genome:
- the LOC140723087 gene encoding uncharacterized protein produces the protein MATGGKLNWVQKVLKRISTGGSSREDDRDTGSKLPKQGRIESNVPMECGPATEEEQIQPRNSDVRDTDQDPGTGTSEATFCQLGSSSNMELSRPQQGMEPGFTISDLLTEGEEYRLYQLTKFYRDRLEQAIEEKVERLHLMLTKEGHFSREENAKVTELTEKGNRTESSRLFLSLVMGKGSQAQKALWESFVTLRTELPKLDRILREIQELGPDPQEYMNIAQGLSELPTQLIGYNTTNG, from the exons ATGGCTACAG GTGGGAAATTAAATTGGGTACAGAAAGTACTCAAGAGGATTTCCACAGGTGGATCATCGAGGGAAGATGATCGGGACACGGGAAGCAAGTTACCAAAGCAGGGTCGGATTGAGAGCAATGTCCCAATGGAATGTGGTCCAGCCACAGAGGAggagcaaattcagcccagaaacagtgacgtcagagacactgatcaGGACCccggaaccggcacaagtgaggcgactttCTGTCAACTTGGAAGCTCATCAAACATGGAATTGTCACGTCCCCAACAAGGTATGG agCCAGGGTTTACAATCTCCGACCTCCTAACAGAGGGGGAGGagtatcgactgtaccaactgacaaagttctacagggacagactggaacaagcaattgaagaaaaggttgaaagactccatttgatgttgacaaaggagggacatttcagtagagaagaaaatgcG aaggtcactgaactgacagagaagggaaaccggacagagagttccagactcttcctcagtttggtgatgggcaaaggctccCAGGCCCAGAAGGCgttgtgggaatcctttgtgacatTGAGGACTGAGTTACCaaagttggacagaatactgagggaaatacaagagctcg gtcctgatccacaggaatacatgaacattGCCCAAGGGTTATCTGAGTTACCCACTCAactgatag GATACAATACCaccaatggatga